The following coding sequences lie in one Metallumcola ferriviriculae genomic window:
- a CDS encoding ANTAR domain-containing response regulator → MFQSKIFVATQDKRVLEKVRQAVIREGYQIVGEAADGNTAIRGIRSTLPALIIVDADLPGLNGMELARIAYEDNIAPAVVLLNNWQREHTTKGHEPWLISWLIKPVTDTNLISSIGIARSNFQRIQQLEKEVAELKETLETRKLVERAKGILMETKNISEGAAYKLIRKQSMNKCVSMRQVAEAIILAHDLGS, encoded by the coding sequence ATGTTTCAGTCTAAAATTTTCGTGGCGACACAAGATAAAAGAGTTTTGGAAAAGGTACGGCAGGCGGTAATCCGTGAAGGGTATCAAATTGTGGGTGAGGCAGCCGACGGAAACACTGCTATTAGGGGGATCAGGTCTACCCTGCCGGCTCTTATCATTGTCGATGCTGACCTGCCAGGGCTTAACGGTATGGAACTTGCCCGCATCGCTTATGAAGATAATATAGCTCCTGCAGTAGTTTTATTAAATAACTGGCAGCGGGAGCATACGACAAAGGGGCACGAGCCATGGCTGATATCCTGGTTGATAAAACCGGTTACTGACACTAACCTAATAAGCAGTATCGGCATTGCCCGAAGTAACTTTCAACGCATTCAGCAGTTGGAAAAGGAAGTGGCTGAGCTAAAAGAAACTTTGGAAACCAGAAAGCTGGTGGAAAGAGCGAAGGGAATTTTAATGGAGACAAAAAATATTAGCGAAGGAGCAGCTTATAAGTTGATTCGTAAGCAAAGCATGAATAAATGTGTCTCTATGCGCCAG